One stretch of Priestia filamentosa DNA includes these proteins:
- the mobV gene encoding MobV family relaxase produces MSFAICRMEKMKSHDLKGMQFHNQRERDSKTNPDIDKERSHLNYDLVNQQNIDYNKRVKEIIEAQKTGTRKIRKDAVLVNELLITSDNNFFERLDPQQHEKFFKESYKLFAERYGQQNIAYATVHNDEKTPHMHIGVVPMRDGKLQGKNVFNRQELQWIQDEFPKHMQKQGFDLERGEKGSDREHLTTQAFKAKTLEEKVVSLEENLQAKQTEKQEIEKSIRDIESRLSDLGRSLDHVEKVDKVEVTVKGGFMRPKTLQIDPEDFEGIKTLAKVSETLRDENKRLRKENEKLQDEKNDLELERDFLKIENDNLEKDNNKLEKENGILKKTLERVKELYSERIPELAKMIGYVKARLLTTAKEKLLTSHFSGDEEIKGAKEFLDKEKERKKSIKKVPSRERDYGPER; encoded by the coding sequence ATGAGTTTTGCGATTTGTCGCATGGAAAAAATGAAATCTCATGACCTTAAAGGGATGCAATTTCATAACCAACGTGAGAGGGATAGTAAAACGAATCCCGATATTGATAAGGAGCGTTCCCATTTAAATTATGATTTGGTGAATCAGCAAAATATTGATTATAACAAGCGAGTGAAAGAAATCATTGAAGCCCAAAAAACAGGGACGAGAAAAATAAGAAAAGATGCTGTTCTGGTCAATGAATTATTAATAACATCAGACAACAACTTTTTTGAGCGTCTAGATCCCCAGCAACACGAAAAATTCTTTAAAGAGAGTTACAAACTATTTGCAGAAAGATATGGCCAACAAAATATTGCTTATGCCACCGTACATAATGACGAGAAAACACCCCATATGCATATAGGTGTTGTGCCAATGCGTGATGGTAAACTTCAAGGGAAAAATGTTTTTAATCGTCAGGAATTACAATGGATTCAAGATGAGTTTCCAAAACATATGCAAAAGCAAGGATTTGACTTAGAAAGAGGAGAAAAAGGCTCTGATAGAGAGCATTTAACAACTCAAGCATTCAAGGCTAAAACTTTAGAAGAGAAGGTCGTATCTTTAGAAGAAAATTTACAAGCGAAACAAACAGAAAAACAAGAAATTGAAAAATCTATTAGAGATATAGAAAGTCGCTTAAGTGACTTGGGAAGGTCTTTAGACCATGTAGAAAAGGTTGATAAGGTTGAAGTGACAGTGAAAGGGGGCTTTATGCGCCCTAAAACGCTTCAGATTGATCCAGAAGACTTTGAAGGCATTAAAACCCTTGCTAAAGTGTCAGAAACGCTTAGAGACGAAAATAAGCGCCTTAGAAAAGAAAATGAAAAACTTCAAGATGAGAAAAATGATTTGGAGCTTGAACGTGACTTTTTAAAAATAGAAAACGATAACTTAGAAAAAGATAACAATAAACTAGAAAAAGAAAATGGCATTTTGAAGAAAACTCTAGAACGAGTAAAAGAGCTATATTCAGAGAGGATTCCTGAATTAGCTAAGATGATTGGTTATGTTAAAGCTCGTTTGTTAACTACGGCAAAAGAAAAATTGTTAACTAGCCATTTTTCTGGTGACGAAGAAATTAAAGGTGCAAAAGAATTTTTAGATAAAGAAAAAGAGCGAAAAAAGAGTATAAAGAAAGTTCCAAGTAGAGAAAGGGATTATGGACCTGAGCGTTAA
- a CDS encoding DUF3967 domain-containing protein: MQQYIDTKLADRDKQLMGVIKELQEIKAAQRKKKWWQFWR; this comes from the coding sequence ATGCAACAATACATTGATACCAAACTAGCAGATAGAGATAAACAGCTTATGGGAGTAATTAAGGAGTTACAAGAGATTAAGGCAGCACAACGTAAAAAGAAGTGGTGGCAATTTTGGAGATAG